The genomic region CGCAGAGGCAAGGAGTTTGACTGGCCAGTTTCTATCAGGAGTTGAAAAGATACAGATTCCTCAAGTTCGTCGGAAGGGTTCCGGTCGTTTTTTGATCGTGGAGGGTGCAGCAGGAAACAATCTTCAAAACCTCACTCTGAAAATTCCCCTCGGTTGCCTGATAGGTGTCACTGGAGTTTCTGGAAGTGGGAAAAGTACGCTCATTGTAGATACCTTATACAAGGCATTGGCCCGGCATTTTTATCATTCTTTATCTGAGGCCTCTCCCTATAAGAGAATACTGGGATTGGAACACATCGACAAAGTCATAGAGATAAATCAGAAACCTATCGGCCGCACTCCTCGCTCCATTCCTGCGACATACGTCGGAGCTCTTCCTTTGATACGGCAGATATTTTCTGAATTGCCGGAGTCAAAGATTCGAGGGTATAAGCCCGGCCACTTTAGTTTTAATGTTAAGGGTGGACGTTGTGAGGTTTGTTCTGGGGGAGGCCAGGTTCGAATCGAAATGCATTTCCTTAGCGATGTGTATGTGACTTGCGATGCCTGCCTCGGAAACCGCTATACGCGCGAAACTTTGAATATTAAATTCAAGGATAAATCCATTTCGGATGTTTTGAATATGTCCGTCGAAGAAGCTGCTGATTTTTTCAAACACCATCCGCCGCTCAAGAGAAAGCTTGAAACCTTGATGCGTGTCGGGCTCGATTACATGACTCTTGGTCAAAGCTCTACCACCCTTTCTGGTGGAGAAGCGCAACGAGTAAAGTTGAGCAAAGAACTTTCAAAACGGGGAACAGGCAAAACTCTTTATATTTTAGACGAACCAACGACGGGTCTCCATTTCGCAGACGTTCGTAAACTTCTCGATTTGCTCCATGAGCTAACGGATCAAGGCAATACAGTTTTGGTAATCGAACATCATCTTGATGTTATTAAAAGCTGTGATTACTTGGTTGATTTGGGTCCTGAGGGCGGCGATGGGGGAGGTCAAATCGTAGGGCTGGGGAGCCCGGAGGAGTTGGCCCGAGAACCAAGGAGCCTCACCGGAGGTTTTCTTCAATCCCTTATCTAGTTGGATGGTCAAAGGGTCGCAGATGCGACTGTTGCTAAAGCGCAGGTATGAGGCCAAAGAGGGGGGGAACCCTAACTTATTGATTTGGCGCAATTTCTCAAATCTTAACAGGACTTTTGTAGAGGAGTCTCTTCAGCTGTCAAGGAGTTCACCGATAGGACCATAGATGGTGCTCTTTGCGGGACGTTAGCGGGAGAAGAGACGTCGCTCTCTTAGTGTTTTAACTGAACGTTACCGATGAGGTTTGAGAGTATGTCTTGGAATGATATTCCGAGTTGGGCGAATGATGTTGCCAACTCAATTTTGCAGACAGTGAAGAAGAAAGATCCATTCACTTTTTATCATTGCTGTCGAGTGGGAATGGCCAGTCGCAAATTGGCAAAAGCAATGGGCTTGAATGAGTTTGAGCAAGCCGTGCTCGAATACTCTGGGTTATTTCACGATATTGGTAAAGTGGGAGTTCCTGATAATATTCTACTTAAGGCGGGTCGCCTCACAAACGATGAAATCGAAATCATGAAGGCCCATCCGATTAAGAGCGCAGAGATCATTGAGCCCCTTAGTCATATTCCATTTTTTAGATTTCTGTTGCCGGGAATTCGCTACCACCATGAAAGAATGGACGGAGCTGGATATCCGTTTAACCTCGTCGGCGAAAGAATTCCTCTTCCTGCTCGGGTGATTGCGGTGGTTGATAGCTACGATGCCATGTCAAATAAGAGGCCTTACCGAGAAGCTTTGTCGCATGAAAAGGTAATAAAAGAGTTGGTTGATTACAGCGGCAGTCAATTCGATGCCAATATCGTAAAGATTTTTATAGAAGCTCTTCCCTATTTTCAGGAGGAAAAGGAAGAAGAGAATCTTGTTATATCTCACGTTTTAAAGGCCGCCTGAGGAGTGATTGGGGAAGTTGGGGTTTTTGTGGATTCGATCATTTGGTCCAACCCAGAGAAGGGTGGGTAGCCAACTAAGCAAAGGGGGGCCGCACTTCAGGAAAGAGGCGCGGCTTTTTTTATTTTCTCTCGCTCAAAGCCTATCTTTGTTAGTTGCGCCTGAGGAGATCGTGGCGCCAGGTTCAATTTTTTTTACTTCAATAATGCTTGAGAAGGTATATTGCAATTCTGACCATGTGTAATCGGTCTCGGATTCCTCTTTGGTGCAATGTATTGTGAACCTCTCACCACTTTTCCCTTGTCGGGAATAAGTGGGAGCATCAAGCGGATGGCGTCTCACGATGCCACCTCAAATCTTGATGATTCCTGCTTCGCCGAGGCCATGGTTGTTGTGCGCCCTTTCGGCCGTACAACAGAGCCTTCTCCCTCTCCACAGGCTGATGAACGGGGTAGGACCCACCCTCGTTTTGAATATTTATTGCGGCATTGATGTCCCTATCGTGATGAGTCTGACATGATTCACATGTCCATTCCCTATCGGAAAGGGTGAGCTCGCTGTTCACGAACCCGCACTGATGGCACATCTTAGAACTTGGAAACCAAGTCGATATAAAATGCAAATGTTTGTCGTATTGGACAGCATACATCTTCATTATCTCAACAAGTCTTCCCCATGACTGAAACGCAATTGACTTTGCCAGTCTTCGGTTTTTCATCATGCCCTTCACATTGAGTGTCTCCATCGCTACCACTTGGTTCTTGCGGTAGATATTGAGAGCCAACTTGTGAAGATAGTCCTCCCTTTGGAACCTTATTCTTTCGTGCAACTTTGCAAGTCGAAATCTTGTTTTTTCGTAGTTATTGGAGCGATCTTCGCGTTTTTCTGATTTCTGCATATCTCTTTGGCGCTGCATCTTCTTTTGAAGCCTGCGCTTTCTGCTCTCGAGCGTTTCCAATGTCCTTGGAACCTGGATCTTCTCGCCATCACTCAGAACAATATGCTTGATGTTCAGATCAACACCAACGATCCCATCATGGGTTGAAAGAATTTTTTCTTTCGTATTGAATTTTGTGACGATGCTGACGAAGTATCGTCCACTTGCAGTTTTAGAGATGGTGGCGGCACCGAACTTTGCACCGTCTGGAAATTCTCTATGCATTTTCATCGGTATCCAAGTCTTGTATTTTGGAATAAATACGCAAGTTTGTCCCGACACTGATTTGATTTTTGGTTGTGGGAGTGAAAAACTTTGCGCAGCCAACTTCTTTTTGAGTCTTGGCTTTTTACCGCGTCCTGCAAACAGATTCTGATAGGCGACATCGAGATCGTGAGTTGCAACCTGCAAGGATTGGCTTGGTACGTCACTCAGCCAGTCAATGGCTTCTTTCCAGATGAGGAGATGTTCTTGCATCTCTGTGCGAGAGAGTTTCTGTA from Bdellovibrionales bacterium harbors:
- a CDS encoding HD-GYP domain-containing protein, which gives rise to MSWNDIPSWANDVANSILQTVKKKDPFTFYHCCRVGMASRKLAKAMGLNEFEQAVLEYSGLFHDIGKVGVPDNILLKAGRLTNDEIEIMKAHPIKSAEIIEPLSHIPFFRFLLPGIRYHHERMDGAGYPFNLVGERIPLPARVIAVVDSYDAMSNKRPYREALSHEKVIKELVDYSGSQFDANIVKIFIEALPYFQEEKEEENLVISHVLKAA
- a CDS encoding transposase, whose amino-acid sequence is MNPLTRRYKFEIFPSPVQKRHLGKIFGSVRFVYNEFLKINEELYADGIQKLSRTEMQEHLLIWKEAIDWLSDVPSQSLQVATHDLDVAYQNLFAGRGKKPRLKKKLAAQSFSLPQPKIKSVSGQTCVFIPKYKTWIPMKMHREFPDGAKFGAATISKTASGRYFVSIVTKFNTKEKILSTHDGIVGVDLNIKHIVLSDGEKIQVPRTLETLESRKRRLQKKMQRQRDMQKSEKREDRSNNYEKTRFRLAKLHERIRFQREDYLHKLALNIYRKNQVVAMETLNVKGMMKNRRLAKSIAFQSWGRLVEIMKMYAVQYDKHLHFISTWFPSSKMCHQCGFVNSELTLSDREWTCESCQTHHDRDINAAINIQNEGGSYPVHQPVEREKALLYGRKGAQQPWPRRSRNHQDLRWHRETPSA